A window of the Bradyrhizobium ottawaense genome harbors these coding sequences:
- the fliG gene encoding flagellar motor switch protein FliG has translation MAVPQTTNANDITTVISALASRQATRPKGKPLSGPKRAAILMLALGEQYGGKVWSLLDDDEVRELSIHMSTLGNVEADVVEDLMLEFVSRMSASGALMGTFDATERLLQQYLPSERVSGIMDEIRGPAGRNMWEKLSNVQEEVLANYLKNEYPQTIAVVLSKLKPEHAARVLAILPEDLALDVVGRMLKMEAVQKEVIERVEQTLRTEFMSNLSQTRRRDAHEVMAEIFNNFDRQTETRFITSLEEENRESAERIKALMFTFDDLIKLDSASAQTLMRNIDKDKLGIALKSANEEVRSFFLGNMSTRAGKMLMDDMAAMGPVRLRDVDEAQALLVNLAKDMAAKGEITLTKNRADDELVY, from the coding sequence ATGGCCGTCCCGCAAACCACCAACGCCAACGACATCACCACCGTCATCTCGGCGCTGGCGAGCCGTCAGGCCACCCGGCCCAAGGGCAAGCCGCTGAGCGGCCCGAAGCGTGCCGCTATCCTGATGCTGGCGCTGGGCGAGCAATATGGCGGCAAGGTCTGGTCGCTGCTCGACGACGACGAGGTTCGCGAATTGTCGATCCACATGTCGACGCTCGGTAACGTCGAGGCTGACGTGGTCGAGGATCTCATGCTCGAATTCGTTTCCCGCATGTCGGCATCCGGCGCGCTGATGGGAACTTTCGACGCCACCGAACGGCTGCTGCAGCAATACCTGCCTTCCGAACGCGTCAGCGGCATCATGGACGAAATTCGCGGCCCCGCCGGCCGCAACATGTGGGAGAAGCTCTCCAACGTCCAGGAAGAGGTGCTCGCCAACTATCTCAAGAACGAATACCCGCAGACCATCGCCGTGGTGCTTTCGAAGCTGAAGCCGGAACACGCCGCCCGCGTGCTCGCGATCCTGCCCGAGGACCTCGCACTCGACGTGGTCGGGCGCATGCTGAAGATGGAAGCGGTGCAGAAGGAAGTGATCGAGCGCGTCGAGCAGACACTGCGCACCGAATTCATGTCCAACCTGTCGCAGACCCGCCGCCGCGATGCCCACGAGGTGATGGCCGAAATCTTCAATAATTTCGACCGCCAGACCGAAACCCGCTTCATCACCTCGCTGGAAGAGGAAAACCGCGAATCCGCCGAACGCATCAAGGCGCTGATGTTCACCTTCGACGACCTGATCAAGCTCGACTCCGCCTCGGCGCAGACGCTGATGCGCAATATCGACAAGGACAAGCTCGGCATCGCGCTGAAGAGCGCCAACGAAGAAGTCCGCAGCTTCTTCCTCGGCAACATGTCGACGCGCGCCGGCAAGATGCTGATGGACGACATGGCCGCGATGGGACCGGTGCGGCTGCGCGACGTCGACGAGGCGCAGGCGCTGCTCGTCAACCTCGCCAAGGACATGGCCGCCAAGGGCGAGATCACCCTGACCAAGAACCGTGCCGACGACGAGCTGGTGTACTGA
- a CDS encoding FliH/SctL family protein, whose translation MAAPAKFLFDMDFGTPDKARERAATTAEIAEKIAAAEARAYRAGYDAAQREAKAESDRRAALALEEIGIAIKGIASRFSGIETRMETEAVDVAVAVARKLCDELVSREPIAEIVALVSDCFSHLVATPHLVVRINDQLYEVARDKIERLASQCGFEGRLVILAEPGIATGDCRIEWADGGVVLERVTIEAKISELVGRYMASRHQAES comes from the coding sequence ATGGCAGCACCGGCAAAATTCCTCTTCGACATGGACTTCGGAACGCCCGACAAGGCGCGCGAGCGCGCCGCCACGACGGCCGAAATCGCGGAGAAGATCGCGGCCGCCGAAGCCCGCGCCTATCGCGCCGGCTACGACGCCGCCCAGCGCGAGGCCAAGGCGGAAAGCGACCGCCGCGCGGCGCTGGCGCTCGAGGAAATCGGCATCGCCATCAAGGGCATCGCGTCGCGCTTTTCCGGCATCGAGACCCGGATGGAGACCGAAGCCGTCGACGTCGCGGTCGCGGTGGCGCGCAAGCTGTGCGACGAACTGGTTTCCCGCGAGCCGATCGCCGAGATCGTCGCCCTGGTGAGCGACTGCTTCTCGCATCTGGTGGCGACGCCGCATTTGGTCGTGCGCATCAACGATCAGCTCTACGAGGTCGCCCGCGACAAGATCGAGCGGCTCGCCTCGCAGTGCGGCTTCGAGGGCCGGCTCGTCATCCTGGCCGAGCCCGGTATCGCCACCGGTGACTGCCGAATCGAATGGGCCGACGGTGGCGTGGTGCTGGAGCGCGTCACCATCGAAGCCAAAATCAGCGAACTTGTCGGGCGCTATATGGCGTCCCGCCATCAGGCCGAAAGTTGA
- the fliN gene encoding flagellar motor switch protein FliN produces the protein MSDTDTQVPLPDLNAADAAPVDDLAYNEDEQASRIAADLEAVFDVPVQVSAVLGRSKMDVGELLKLGPGTVLELDRRVGEAIDIYVNNRLVARGEVVLVEDKLGVTMTEIIKAERT, from the coding sequence ATGAGTGACACCGACACACAGGTACCGCTTCCCGACCTCAACGCCGCGGACGCGGCGCCGGTCGACGATCTGGCCTACAACGAAGACGAACAGGCCTCGCGGATCGCCGCCGACCTCGAGGCCGTCTTCGACGTGCCGGTGCAGGTCTCGGCGGTGCTCGGCCGTTCCAAGATGGACGTCGGCGAGCTCCTGAAGCTCGGACCCGGCACCGTGCTCGAACTCGACCGCCGCGTCGGTGAAGCCATCGACATCTACGTCAACAACCGCCTGGTGGCGCGCGGCGAAGTGGTTCTGGTGGAAGACAAGCTCGGCGTGACCATGACCGAAATCATCAAGGCAGAACGCACTTAA
- the flbD gene encoding sigma-54-dependent transcriptional regulator FlbD gives MRLLIVGTLKGQLTTATKIAMDNGASVTHAEAIEQAMAVLRSGKGADLLLVDVALDIRDLVMRLEAEHIHVPIVACGITNDARAAVAAIHAGAKEYIPLPPDPELIAAVLAAVANDSRELVYRDEAMGKVIKLAQQIAGSDASIMITGESGTGKEVLARYVHTRSSRAKKPFISINCAAIPEHLLESELFGHEKGAFTGAVARRIGKFEEATGGTLLLDEISEMDVRLQSKLLRAIQERVIDRVGGTKPVPVDIRIIATSNRNLADAVREGSFREDLLFRLNVVNLKIPPLRDRPADILELAQHFAKKYAEANGVPMRPISADARRVLSANRWQGNVRELENTMHRSVLMAQGDEIGADAILTPDGDRLDLAKTAPAVAHATFAAEQVTRALVGRTVADVERDLILETLKHCLGNRTHAANILGISIRTLRNKLNEYADGGIPITPAGAGDYQRFAAAG, from the coding sequence ATGCGGCTTCTCATCGTTGGCACATTGAAGGGCCAGCTCACGACGGCCACCAAGATCGCGATGGACAACGGCGCTTCGGTGACCCACGCCGAGGCGATCGAGCAGGCCATGGCCGTGCTGCGCAGCGGCAAGGGCGCAGATCTGTTGCTGGTCGACGTCGCCCTCGACATCCGCGACCTGGTGATGCGGCTGGAAGCCGAGCACATCCACGTGCCGATCGTGGCCTGCGGCATCACCAACGACGCCCGCGCCGCGGTCGCCGCCATCCATGCCGGCGCCAAGGAATACATCCCGCTGCCGCCCGATCCGGAACTGATCGCAGCCGTGCTGGCCGCCGTCGCCAACGATTCCCGCGAACTCGTCTACCGCGACGAAGCCATGGGCAAGGTGATCAAGCTGGCGCAGCAGATCGCAGGCTCGGACGCCTCTATCATGATCACCGGCGAGTCCGGCACCGGCAAGGAAGTGCTGGCGCGCTATGTTCACACCCGCTCCAGCCGTGCCAAGAAGCCGTTCATCTCGATCAACTGCGCCGCGATCCCCGAGCATCTCCTGGAGTCCGAACTGTTCGGCCACGAAAAGGGCGCCTTCACGGGTGCTGTGGCGCGCCGCATCGGCAAGTTCGAGGAAGCCACCGGCGGCACGCTGCTGCTCGACGAAATCTCCGAAATGGACGTGCGGCTCCAATCAAAGCTCCTGCGTGCGATCCAGGAGCGCGTGATCGACCGCGTCGGCGGCACCAAGCCGGTTCCGGTCGACATCCGCATCATCGCGACCTCGAACCGCAACCTCGCCGACGCCGTGCGCGAAGGTTCTTTCCGCGAGGATCTGCTGTTCCGCCTCAACGTCGTAAATCTGAAGATCCCGCCGCTGCGCGACCGCCCGGCGGACATTCTCGAACTGGCGCAGCACTTCGCCAAGAAATACGCCGAAGCCAACGGCGTCCCGATGCGCCCGATCTCGGCGGACGCGCGCCGCGTCCTGAGCGCGAACCGCTGGCAGGGCAACGTTCGCGAGCTGGAAAACACCATGCACCGCTCGGTGCTGATGGCGCAGGGTGACGAGATCGGCGCCGACGCCATCCTGACGCCCGACGGCGACCGTCTCGACCTCGCCAAGACCGCACCCGCCGTGGCACACGCCACCTTTGCCGCCGAACAGGTCACCCGCGCCCTCGTCGGCCGCACCGTCGCCGACGTCGAACGCGATCTGATCCTGGAGACGCTGAAGCATTGCCTGGGCAATCGCACCCATGCCGCCAACATCCTCGGCATTTCGATCCGTACGCTGCGCAACAAGCTGAACGAATATGCCGACGGCGGCATCCCGATCACGCCGGCCGGCGCCGGCGACTATCAGCGCTTTGCGGCGGCGGGGTAG
- a CDS encoding ABC transporter permease subunit: MSLIDSLPRVRALKLPRADGLIPWIVPLGILLVWQLACVTGFVPARVLPAPSDVALAGWKLLLSGELARNIWVSFWRASIGFLIGGGIGFAFGLANGLSELSSKLTDTTLQMVRNIPHLALIPLVILWFGIDESAKLFLVALGVFFPIYLNTLHGIRTVDPQLVEMGRIYGMTDGELFRRVIFPGALPSIFVGLRFALGIMWLTLIVAETIAASSGLGYMAMQAREFMLIDVVVLSILIYALLGKLADSASRALERLTLSWHPAFQKH; encoded by the coding sequence ATGAGTCTCATTGATAGTCTCCCGCGCGTTCGTGCACTGAAGCTGCCGCGGGCCGATGGCCTGATCCCCTGGATCGTGCCGCTCGGCATCCTCCTGGTCTGGCAACTCGCCTGCGTGACCGGCTTCGTGCCGGCGCGGGTGCTGCCGGCACCGAGCGACGTGGCGCTGGCGGGGTGGAAACTGCTGCTGTCCGGCGAACTCGCGCGCAACATCTGGGTCAGCTTCTGGCGTGCCAGCATCGGCTTCCTGATCGGTGGCGGCATCGGCTTTGCCTTTGGTCTGGCCAACGGCCTGTCGGAGCTCTCCAGCAAACTGACCGACACCACGCTGCAGATGGTGCGCAACATTCCGCATCTGGCGCTGATCCCGCTGGTCATCCTGTGGTTCGGTATCGATGAATCCGCAAAACTGTTCCTGGTCGCGCTTGGCGTGTTCTTTCCGATCTATCTCAACACGCTGCACGGCATCCGCACCGTCGATCCGCAATTGGTCGAAATGGGGCGGATCTACGGGATGACCGACGGTGAACTGTTCCGCCGGGTGATCTTTCCGGGCGCGCTGCCGTCGATCTTCGTCGGCCTGCGCTTCGCGCTCGGCATCATGTGGCTGACCTTGATCGTTGCCGAAACCATCGCGGCGTCGTCCGGTCTCGGTTACATGGCGATGCAGGCGCGCGAGTTCATGCTGATCGACGTCGTGGTGCTCTCGATCCTGATCTACGCCCTGCTCGGAAAGCTGGCCGACAGCGCCTCGCGCGCGCTGGAGCGGCTGACGCTGTCGTGGCATCCGGCCTTCCAGAAACACTGA
- the fliF gene encoding flagellar basal-body MS-ring/collar protein FliF, whose amino-acid sequence MQSLVAFLRSLGASRLMAMIAVTTALIAFFAFVIMRVTTPQMTTLFTDLTSEDSSSIIKDLERQAIPFELRNEGAVIMVPKDKVTRLRMKLAESNLPKGGGVGYEIFDKSDALGTTSFVQNINHLRALEGELSRTIRAIDRIQAARVHLVLPERPLFSRETPEPSASIVVRVRGSLEPAQIRAIRHVVASAVNGLKPQRVSIVDEGGRLLADGAGGDNESTAGDERRSAFEKRMRNEVEGIVSSVVGQGRARVQLTADFDYNKITQTSDKFDPEGRVLRSSQSREESSATAENNGQVTVNNELPGNQANSGPVARDQSKKSEETNNYEISRTTKTEVTEVGRVNKISVAVLVDGAYTKNEKGEMVYQDRSKEQLDRIATLVRSAIGFDQKRGDQVEVVNLRFAEAPSVPPVAEPTGLLGMLQFTKDDVMYVIELAVMMLLGLVVLFMVIRPLVKRILAAEVVPALKTEAAPALTDGSAEGAAGQALLPVSLIDVAQVQGQVHAQAVHRVGELAERNPNETASIVRQWLTEPAE is encoded by the coding sequence GTGCAAAGTCTCGTTGCTTTCCTGCGAAGTCTCGGTGCCTCGCGGCTGATGGCCATGATCGCGGTCACAACCGCGCTGATCGCCTTCTTTGCGTTCGTCATCATGCGCGTCACGACGCCGCAGATGACGACCCTGTTCACCGACCTCACCTCCGAAGACTCCTCCAGCATCATCAAGGACCTGGAACGCCAGGCGATCCCGTTCGAACTTCGCAACGAGGGCGCCGTGATCATGGTGCCCAAGGACAAGGTCACCCGGCTGCGGATGAAGCTGGCCGAAAGCAACCTGCCTAAGGGCGGCGGCGTCGGCTACGAGATTTTCGATAAATCGGACGCCCTCGGCACCACCAGTTTCGTCCAGAACATCAATCATTTGCGCGCGCTGGAGGGCGAGCTTTCCCGCACCATTCGTGCCATCGACCGCATCCAGGCCGCCCGCGTCCACCTGGTACTGCCGGAACGGCCGCTGTTTTCGCGCGAAACCCCGGAGCCGTCGGCTTCGATCGTGGTCCGGGTGCGCGGCAGCCTCGAGCCGGCGCAAATCCGCGCCATCCGCCATGTGGTCGCCTCTGCCGTCAACGGGCTGAAGCCGCAGCGGGTCTCGATCGTCGACGAGGGCGGCCGGCTGCTGGCCGACGGCGCCGGCGGCGACAATGAAAGCACGGCCGGCGACGAGCGCCGCTCCGCCTTCGAAAAGCGGATGCGTAACGAGGTCGAGGGCATCGTCTCCTCGGTGGTCGGCCAGGGCCGCGCCCGCGTCCAGCTCACCGCCGATTTCGACTACAACAAGATCACCCAGACCTCGGACAAGTTCGATCCGGAGGGACGGGTGCTGCGCTCCAGCCAGAGCCGCGAGGAATCTTCCGCCACCGCCGAGAACAACGGCCAGGTGACGGTCAATAACGAATTGCCCGGCAACCAGGCCAATAGCGGGCCGGTCGCCCGCGACCAGAGCAAGAAGAGCGAAGAAACCAACAACTACGAGATTTCGCGCACCACCAAGACCGAGGTCACCGAGGTCGGACGGGTCAACAAGATCTCGGTCGCTGTGCTGGTCGACGGCGCCTATACCAAGAACGAAAAAGGCGAGATGGTCTACCAGGACCGCAGCAAGGAACAGCTCGACCGCATCGCCACCCTGGTGCGCTCGGCGATCGGCTTCGACCAGAAGCGCGGCGACCAGGTCGAGGTCGTCAACCTGCGCTTCGCCGAGGCGCCGTCCGTCCCTCCGGTGGCGGAGCCGACCGGCCTGCTCGGCATGCTGCAATTCACCAAGGATGACGTCATGTATGTCATCGAGCTCGCCGTCATGATGCTGCTCGGCCTCGTGGTGCTGTTCATGGTGATCCGGCCGCTGGTCAAGCGCATCCTGGCCGCCGAAGTCGTCCCGGCGTTGAAAACCGAAGCCGCGCCGGCCCTGACCGACGGCAGCGCCGAAGGCGCGGCCGGCCAGGCGCTGCTTCCCGTATCGCTGATCGACGTCGCCCAGGTTCAGGGCCAGGTCCACGCCCAGGCCGTGCACCGGGTCGGCGAACTGGCTGAACGCAATCCCAACGAAACCGCATCCATTGTTCGTCAATGGCTGACCGAACCCGCCGAGTAA
- a CDS encoding flavin reductase family protein, with the protein MNSVVRHIAIAREVTSTDFRGAMRQLTGGVSVLTAGRGKEISGMTVTSVSSLSIEPATLIVSINREASSWPLVKRHGVFGVNILTSDQLDVAERFTGKGGLKGAARFAGAEWVTRVSGVPLLVDALAAIDCEVEDIIERHSHAIVIGRVLDLQLSARTAALAYWQGQYVAIDRDEDAVRLAEVSVPGPRATR; encoded by the coding sequence ATGAATTCCGTTGTTCGCCATATTGCGATCGCGCGCGAGGTTACTTCGACCGATTTTCGCGGCGCCATGCGTCAGTTGACCGGCGGGGTCAGCGTCCTCACCGCCGGGCGGGGCAAGGAAATTTCGGGAATGACGGTGACTTCGGTGTCGTCGCTGTCGATCGAGCCGGCGACTTTGATCGTCAGCATCAACCGGGAAGCCTCGTCCTGGCCGCTGGTGAAGCGCCACGGCGTTTTTGGCGTCAACATTCTGACGTCGGATCAGCTCGACGTCGCCGAGCGCTTTACCGGCAAGGGCGGGCTGAAGGGCGCCGCACGCTTCGCCGGCGCCGAATGGGTGACGCGGGTCTCCGGCGTGCCGTTGCTGGTCGACGCACTGGCGGCGATCGACTGTGAGGTCGAGGATATCATCGAGCGGCATTCCCACGCGATCGTCATCGGCCGCGTGCTCGACCTGCAACTCTCGGCGCGCACCGCGGCGCTGGCCTACTGGCAGGGCCAATATGTCGCAATCGACCGCGACGAGGACGCCGTGAGGTTGGCCGAGGTCAGCGTGCCGGGCCCGCGCGCGACGCGTTGA
- a CDS encoding ATP-binding cassette domain-containing protein: protein MQQAVRFISPDAELVEPSNFVEQARVVQRGSEAPPRGLSLTIRNLRKSFGDNEVLRGIDLHIPAGQFVAIVGRSGCGKSTLLRLVAGLDAATAGTIAFGEQARAEDIRVMFQEPRLLPWARVLSNVEVGLGRERNSPDAQARAESALVEVGLDDKRAQWPAVLSGGQKQRVALARALVSRPRVLAFDEPLGALDALTRISMQRLLERVWHDQGFTAILVTHDVAEAVALADRVLVIEDGRIAHDINVDIPRPRRRGSAELAALEGSILKNLLQGDDSSDL from the coding sequence ATGCAGCAAGCTGTTCGTTTCATTTCTCCCGATGCTGAGCTCGTCGAACCCTCGAACTTCGTCGAACAGGCGCGGGTCGTGCAGCGTGGTTCGGAAGCGCCGCCGCGCGGCCTGTCCCTGACCATTCGCAACCTCCGCAAATCGTTCGGCGACAACGAGGTGCTGCGCGGCATCGACCTGCACATTCCGGCGGGCCAGTTCGTCGCCATCGTCGGCCGCAGCGGTTGCGGCAAGAGCACGCTGCTGCGGCTGGTCGCCGGTCTCGACGCCGCCACCGCGGGCACCATCGCCTTTGGCGAGCAGGCGCGCGCCGAGGACATCCGCGTGATGTTTCAGGAGCCGCGGCTGTTGCCCTGGGCGCGGGTGCTTTCCAATGTCGAGGTGGGCCTCGGTCGCGAACGGAACTCCCCGGATGCGCAGGCGCGCGCCGAGAGTGCGCTGGTCGAGGTCGGTCTCGACGACAAGCGGGCGCAATGGCCGGCGGTGCTGTCCGGCGGGCAGAAGCAACGGGTGGCGCTGGCGCGGGCCCTGGTCAGCCGGCCGCGCGTTCTGGCGTTCGACGAACCACTCGGTGCGCTCGACGCGCTGACGCGCATTTCGATGCAGCGGCTGCTGGAGCGGGTCTGGCACGATCAGGGCTTCACCGCGATCCTGGTGACGCATGACGTGGCGGAAGCCGTCGCTCTGGCCGATCGCGTGCTGGTCATCGAGGACGGCCGAATCGCGCACGACATCAATGTCGACATCCCGCGTCCACGCCGTCGCGGCTCGGCCGAGCTGGCTGCGCTGGAGGGCTCGATCCTGAAGAACCTCCTGCAAGGTGATGATAGCTCCGACCTTTAA